The Leptospira dzoumogneensis genome segment CCTGGATCCTAGCGGATTTTCAATCTTCCGGAAGGGGAAGAAAGGGCAAAACCTGGAGTATATTGGGAGAAGAGCCTTTTATTTTTTCGGGTAAATTTTCCTCTAATTCTAACCTATCCTCTCCCGGGCTGTTCTCCTTATATGTCGGGGTCGCAGTAGCAAAGGCGATTTTGTCCGTATATCCTTCTGCCAGTAAAAAAGATCTTAGGATCAAATGGCCGAATGATATCTATTTAAACGGAAAAAAAGTCTGCGGTATACTGATCGAAACGGAAAAAGAAGGAGAAGTTTGGGACTGGATCCTTGGGATCGGGGCCAATCTTTACGGCACCGAAATTCCGGAATATCTGAGTGATGCAGGGTTCGTTACTGATGATCAAAACGAAAAAGGAAGAAGGAACCGATTTTTAGAAACATTACTTCCTCTTCTGAACGATGCAGTATTAGCGATCTCGGATGGAGAAAAAAGGATAGAATTCATCAATGAAAAACTTCTCTGGAAGGGAGAAACCATTGCCTGGACGGAAAGTGGAGAACAAAAAACCGCAACTCTATTGGGAGTAAATGAAGAAGGAAAATTATTAGCCCGGACCTCGGTCGGAAACATGGTCGAATTCATTGACAGCCCCGAGGATTTTAGGTCCTTGGGATAGAATGATCCTAGTAATCGACGTTGGGAATACCAACACGGTCTTCGGTATTTATAAGAACGGTTCCAAAGAGCCGATTTTCCATAGAAGAACAGTTACTCGAAGAGATAGAACTTCCGACGAAATGGGGCTTTATCTCAAAGGTTTCCTCCGAGAATTCGAAATAGACAGCAGCCAAATTGTCGGCGGGATCTATTCTTCCGTGGTTCCTCAGTTGAATCCGATCATAGAAAGAATGATCCATGATTGGTTCCAGATCGAACCGATCAGAGTTCAGTATCAGATGAAGCTGCCATTCGGGATCAAGTATCCTCGTCCTTTCGAGATAGGCGCAGACAGATTGGTGAACGCTGCTGCCGCAGTAAAGGATCATCCGGGAAAATCAATCATCATTGATTTGGGAACAGCCACCACATTCTGCGTAGTAGATGATACTCCTGATTATTTGGGAGGAGTGATCGCTCCAGGGCTTAAAGGTTCCATGGATGCTTTGACTAGAAATACCGCACAACTTCCTCCGATCGTATTCCAAGCTCCTTCTAAAATATTAGGAGATTCTACTATAGAATCCATTCAGGCAGGATTCTTTTTCGGATGGATAGGTCTTTTAGAAGGTATTATCAAAGAAGTTAGAGCGGCTCACGGAAACGATTATAGAGTGATCGGTACCGGCGGACTTGTGACTACGATCCACGCAGCAAATCCTAAAATTTTCGATAAGATAGAACCTCTGCTTACTTTAAGAGGACTACAAATATTATACGAAGATAATGCTAAATGAATTTTTTGATCGTAGGGTTAGGAGGATTGTTAGGATCAATTTGTAGATATATGATATCTCAAACGATCCCGAAAGAATCCGGCCCATTTCCTCTTTCCACATTTACAGTAAATATACTAGGCTCTCTGCTAATTGGAATATTTTACGGATTATCTCAGGGAAAAATTTCGGAAGAAGTGCGGCTATTTACAACCGTCGGATTTTGCGGAGGATTCACAACCTTTTCCGCTTTCGCTTTAGAAAACCTAAAACTACTCCAATCAGGGAACTATTTTAGTTTTTTTGCATATATACTGCTTAGCACGACAATTTGTATTATTGCCGTGCTATTGGGAGTATATTTAAGTAAATAAGAAAAGATCTGTCTTAAGGAAGCTTAATCTCTTTTTTAACGCCGCCTTTAGAGCCCTCTAAAGTTTTAGTCTCCGGATCGATCTCTGAAAGTGAATCGTATTCGATTGGAACGATTACTTTTCCGGTTTTATCGATGAGACCGTATTTTCCGCCTTCGATCGTCGAATGTTCTCCGTCGCTAACGGACTTACAATCGTTACAAACTTTAGAAAAACCTTGGTGGATCTGAAAAGCAAAATCGTAATTCGCCGCGATTATCTTCTTACAAGAAGAATCGAAAAATCCGAATTTAGAATTTTCTACAAATCGAGCCAAACCTTCCGAAAATTCGTCCGGTCCATTGTCGAAAGCAAAAACGTTCAATAGAACCTCATTCTGAGGATCGATACAGATCCATCCGCCCTTGCCGAAAGAAAAACCTACACCATTCTCATTAAAATCGTAAGCAATTGAATATTGAGGAGAAATTTGGACTTTCCCATTCTGGTCCTTATACCCGTAAACATCATTCTCTTCGAAAGCAGTTAACTGCAATTTTTTAGAGCAGAACGCAAGAAGAGGCAAAAAAGCCAAAATCACTAAAAGGTAAATTTTTCGATCCATAGATCCTCCAATATATCATTTATTTCTAAAAGAGCCGCTCATCGCGAAACCTACATATGCAGACGCAATGGCATCCCAAGAATCATCATGCCCGGTCAAATTTTCGAGGCCTAAAAGAAGTTTTAAAGCTGCTTTAATATCTTTTTTGTCCGCGGTGCCGCTGCCTGTGGTCCCTTTTTTTATCTGAGAAGCGGTCGGCTCGACCAAAGGAATATTATGCTCTCCTAATGTAAGTAAGACAACTCCTCTCGCCTCATAAACTCTTGCGGCAGTCGTTCTATTCTTTGCGAAAAATAATTCTTCCACAGAAGCAAGATCAGGATGATATTCATCCAAGATCGCGTCCAACTGTCTTCGAATAGCGATTAAATTGACAGGACTTTTTGTTCCGCTTGGAACTTCTATCGTGCCGTAAGTGAGAACACGAATTACAGACTTATCTTTTTGGAGAACGGAATAACCTAGACGATGGGACCCAGGGTCTATTCCTAAAATTTTCACCAAAAAGACTCCTTGAGTTTAAATTTTGTAGGAAGTCCTACATGGGGCAAGGGGCGCCCCCGCCCGGCTTCGGGTGGGGGGAGTGGCCCGTGGGAGAGCAATTCCCCTCTATCACAAATTCCTCAAACCGGCAACCTCATTTCCTTGCACAAGACCTTGTTGGAATTCCAACAAAACTCCGCTGGTCACCGATCCCGGAAAAGAAGAAGTCGAAGAAAAAATTCCCCGACTTCTAAGAATTTCAGCCGAATTCTTTCTCTAATTCCGGAGAAAGTTCGAAGTTGGAGTTCACACCTTGGACATCATCGTGACCTTCTAAGTTGTCGATCAGCTTCATTACTTTTTCTGCAACCTCTTTGTCGGAAACTTCTGCACCGACTAAGGCCACAAAC includes the following:
- a CDS encoding biotin--[acetyl-CoA-carboxylase] ligase; translated protein: MSFQLLDPEKGIFLSEAGSTNTILKGKEFPPGSWILADFQSSGRGRKGKTWSILGEEPFIFSGKFSSNSNLSSPGLFSLYVGVAVAKAILSVYPSASKKDLRIKWPNDIYLNGKKVCGILIETEKEGEVWDWILGIGANLYGTEIPEYLSDAGFVTDDQNEKGRRNRFLETLLPLLNDAVLAISDGEKRIEFINEKLLWKGETIAWTESGEQKTATLLGVNEEGKLLARTSVGNMVEFIDSPEDFRSLG
- a CDS encoding type III pantothenate kinase — protein: MILVIDVGNTNTVFGIYKNGSKEPIFHRRTVTRRDRTSDEMGLYLKGFLREFEIDSSQIVGGIYSSVVPQLNPIIERMIHDWFQIEPIRVQYQMKLPFGIKYPRPFEIGADRLVNAAAAVKDHPGKSIIIDLGTATTFCVVDDTPDYLGGVIAPGLKGSMDALTRNTAQLPPIVFQAPSKILGDSTIESIQAGFFFGWIGLLEGIIKEVRAAHGNDYRVIGTGGLVTTIHAANPKIFDKIEPLLTLRGLQILYEDNAK
- the crcB gene encoding fluoride efflux transporter CrcB gives rise to the protein MNFLIVGLGGLLGSICRYMISQTIPKESGPFPLSTFTVNILGSLLIGIFYGLSQGKISEEVRLFTTVGFCGGFTTFSAFALENLKLLQSGNYFSFFAYILLSTTICIIAVLLGVYLSK
- a CDS encoding WG repeat-containing protein, which translates into the protein MDRKIYLLVILAFLPLLAFCSKKLQLTAFEENDVYGYKDQNGKVQISPQYSIAYDFNENGVGFSFGKGGWICIDPQNEVLLNVFAFDNGPDEFSEGLARFVENSKFGFFDSSCKKIIAANYDFAFQIHQGFSKVCNDCKSVSDGEHSTIEGGKYGLIDKTGKVIVPIEYDSLSEIDPETKTLEGSKGGVKKEIKLP
- a CDS encoding crossover junction endodeoxyribonuclease RuvC, which translates into the protein MKILGIDPGSHRLGYSVLQKDKSVIRVLTYGTIEVPSGTKSPVNLIAIRRQLDAILDEYHPDLASVEELFFAKNRTTAARVYEARGVVLLTLGEHNIPLVEPTASQIKKGTTGSGTADKKDIKAALKLLLGLENLTGHDDSWDAIASAYVGFAMSGSFRNK